In Actinomadura citrea, a single window of DNA contains:
- a CDS encoding glycosyl hydrolase family 18 protein, which produces MSRPGGRRAIALACAATLAAATALLTAPPASSAQAVTATCKKTSDWGSGFDGNCTITNGTGSAISSWKLEADLPSGTSVGNVWNATKTVSGNHYTFANTGWNGTIAAGATTSFGFGGTGSGWFTGCTVNGATCDGSAPPEKDTEAPSAPSGLRSTGKTATSVSLAWSASTDNVGVTGYDVYNGSAKAASVTGTSTTVGGLSAKTAYSFTVKAKDAAGNTSPASASVSVTTDEGGGGNPGGGGKVVGYFTNWGVYQRNYHVKNVETSGSAAKLTHINYAFGNVTGGRCAIGDSYADYDKAYTADQSVDGVADNWDQPLRGNFNQLRKLKKLHPGLKVLWSFGGWTWSGGFGQAAQNPAAFAESCYNLVEDPRWADVFDGIDIDWEYPNACGLTCDTSGPGAFGKLMAAVRAKFGSGNLVTAAITADASDGGKMDVTDYGGAASYVDWYNPMTYDYFGAWDAKGPTAPHSPLTSYPGIPQQGFNTTDTISKLRAKGVPADKMLLGIGFYGRGWTGVTQSEPGGTATGAAPGTYEAGIEDYKVLKGRCPATSTVAGTAYGKCGSEWWSYDTPSTIRGKMGFAGDQGLGGAFFWELSGDTTGGELITAIKSGLG; this is translated from the coding sequence ATGTCACGACCGGGCGGACGGCGGGCCATCGCGCTCGCCTGCGCAGCGACACTGGCGGCGGCCACCGCCCTGCTCACGGCGCCCCCGGCGTCGTCGGCGCAGGCCGTCACCGCCACCTGTAAGAAGACCTCCGACTGGGGCTCCGGCTTCGACGGAAACTGCACCATCACCAACGGCACCGGCTCGGCGATCAGCAGCTGGAAGCTGGAGGCGGACCTGCCGTCCGGGACGTCCGTCGGCAACGTCTGGAACGCGACCAAGACCGTCTCCGGGAACCACTACACGTTCGCCAACACCGGCTGGAACGGCACGATCGCCGCGGGCGCGACCACCAGCTTCGGGTTCGGCGGCACCGGCTCCGGATGGTTCACCGGCTGCACGGTCAACGGCGCGACCTGCGACGGCTCCGCACCCCCCGAGAAGGACACCGAGGCCCCCTCGGCTCCGTCCGGACTCCGCTCCACCGGCAAGACCGCCACCAGCGTGTCGCTGGCGTGGAGCGCCTCGACCGACAACGTCGGCGTCACCGGCTACGACGTCTACAACGGCTCCGCCAAGGCCGCGTCGGTGACCGGGACCAGCACCACCGTCGGCGGGCTGTCGGCCAAGACCGCCTACTCCTTCACCGTCAAGGCCAAGGACGCCGCCGGGAACACCTCCCCCGCGTCGGCCTCGGTGTCGGTCACCACCGACGAGGGCGGCGGCGGCAACCCCGGAGGCGGCGGCAAGGTCGTCGGCTACTTCACCAACTGGGGCGTGTACCAGCGCAACTACCACGTCAAGAACGTCGAGACCAGCGGCTCGGCCGCCAAGCTGACGCACATCAACTACGCGTTCGGCAACGTGACGGGCGGCCGGTGCGCGATCGGCGACTCCTACGCCGACTACGACAAGGCCTACACCGCCGACCAGAGCGTCGACGGCGTCGCCGACAACTGGGACCAGCCTCTGCGCGGCAACTTCAACCAGCTGCGCAAGCTGAAGAAGCTGCACCCCGGGCTGAAGGTGCTGTGGTCGTTCGGCGGCTGGACCTGGTCCGGCGGCTTCGGCCAGGCCGCCCAGAACCCGGCCGCGTTCGCCGAGTCCTGCTACAACCTGGTCGAGGACCCGCGCTGGGCCGACGTGTTCGACGGCATCGACATCGACTGGGAGTACCCGAACGCCTGCGGCCTGACCTGCGACACCAGCGGTCCGGGCGCGTTCGGGAAGCTGATGGCCGCGGTGCGCGCCAAGTTCGGGTCCGGCAACCTCGTGACGGCAGCGATCACCGCGGACGCGAGCGACGGCGGCAAGATGGACGTCACCGACTACGGAGGCGCCGCCTCGTACGTCGACTGGTACAACCCCATGACCTACGACTACTTCGGCGCCTGGGACGCCAAGGGACCGACGGCGCCGCACTCGCCGCTCACGTCCTACCCGGGCATCCCGCAGCAGGGCTTCAACACCACCGACACCATCTCCAAGCTCAGGGCCAAGGGCGTGCCGGCGGACAAGATGCTGCTCGGCATCGGCTTCTACGGCCGCGGCTGGACGGGCGTCACCCAGTCCGAGCCGGGCGGCACCGCGACCGGCGCCGCGCCGGGCACCTACGAGGCCGGCATCGAGGACTACAAGGTCCTCAAGGGCAGGTGCCCCGCGACGAGCACGGTCGCCGGAACCGCCTACGGCAAGTGCGGCAGCGAGTGGTGGAGCTACGACACCCCGTCCACCATCCGCGGGAAGATGGGCTTCGCCGGCGACCAGGGTCTCGGCGGCGCCTTCTTCTGGGAACTCAGCGGCGACACCACGGGCGGTGAGCTGATCACCGCGATCAAGAGCGGTCTCGGCTGA
- a CDS encoding YceI family protein — protein MTAQLVEIPGYLAGTWTIDPLHSGVGFTVRHLMVSRVRGRFGTFEGTIVTGADPLASSVTATVDLASVDTGNTQRDEHIRSGDFLDTERYSTMSYRSTGVRPDGEDFVLDGELSLRGLTREVPLRLEIGGFGPDPFRQDDPSKGARAGFTATGELSRLEFGVGAATTVAGGGLALSDKIQIVLEIEAVLQDG, from the coding sequence ATGACGGCCCAGCTTGTCGAGATCCCCGGCTACCTCGCGGGGACCTGGACCATCGACCCCCTCCACTCCGGGGTCGGCTTCACCGTCCGGCACCTGATGGTCAGCCGGGTCCGCGGCCGCTTCGGGACGTTCGAGGGGACGATCGTCACCGGCGCCGACCCGCTGGCCTCGTCGGTGACCGCGACGGTCGACCTGGCGTCGGTCGACACCGGCAACACCCAGCGCGACGAGCACATCAGGTCCGGCGACTTCCTGGACACCGAGAGGTACTCGACCATGAGCTACCGCTCCACCGGCGTGCGCCCGGACGGCGAGGACTTCGTGCTGGACGGCGAGCTGTCGCTGCGCGGCCTCACCAGGGAGGTCCCGCTCCGGCTGGAGATCGGAGGCTTCGGTCCCGACCCGTTCCGGCAGGACGACCCGTCCAAGGGCGCCCGCGCCGGGTTCACCGCGACGGGCGAGCTCAGCCGCCTGGAGTTCGGCGTGGGCGCGGCGACGACCGTGGCGGGCGGCGGGCTCGCGCTGAGCGACAAGATCCAGATCGTCCTGGAGATCGAGGCGGTCCTCCAGGACGGCTGA
- a CDS encoding HAD family hydrolase produces MITAVLFDLDGTLLDHDDAARRAIVGTFPEVDPVWLAARWAELTEEAVDRYLAGELSFAEQRRLRIVTLAGDLGLGAWDDARADAWLTGFVARYQAAWRPFPDAAPALDALAAHGLRLGVITNGDAAQQRLKVERLGFADRLPVVVASSEAGAAKPDAGIFLAACAALGTEPHAAAYVGDRLIVDARGAAAAGLTGVWLDRSGDPAPDALDVARITTLDALPSLLWG; encoded by the coding sequence ATGATCACGGCGGTCCTGTTCGACCTGGACGGGACGCTCCTCGACCACGATGACGCCGCGCGCCGCGCCATCGTCGGAACGTTCCCGGAAGTCGACCCGGTGTGGCTCGCCGCGCGCTGGGCCGAGCTGACCGAAGAGGCGGTCGACCGGTACCTGGCAGGCGAGCTGAGCTTCGCCGAGCAGCGCCGCCTCCGGATCGTCACCCTCGCCGGGGACCTCGGCCTCGGCGCCTGGGACGACGCGCGCGCCGACGCGTGGCTCACCGGGTTCGTGGCCCGCTACCAGGCCGCCTGGCGCCCGTTCCCGGACGCGGCGCCGGCGCTCGACGCCCTCGCGGCGCACGGCCTGCGGCTCGGGGTGATCACCAACGGGGACGCCGCGCAGCAGCGCCTGAAGGTCGAACGGCTCGGGTTCGCCGACCGGCTCCCCGTCGTCGTGGCCTCCAGCGAGGCGGGCGCCGCCAAGCCCGACGCCGGGATCTTCCTCGCGGCCTGCGCGGCCCTCGGCACCGAGCCGCACGCGGCCGCCTACGTCGGGGACCGGCTCATCGTCGACGCACGGGGCGCCGCCGCCGCGGGCCTCACCGGCGTGTGGCTCGACCGCTCCGGCGACCCGGCCCCGGACGCCCTGGACGTCGCGCGCATCACGACGCTGGACGCGCTCCCCTCACTGCTCTGGGGCTGA
- a CDS encoding MarR family winged helix-turn-helix transcriptional regulator, with protein MSSDGGPRDAPGFELPLRLFLAFRAIIDELHAELAREGHPDLRPMHGFVFQAIGPDGTTAVELGRRLGVSKQAAGKMVESLERAGYLERGVDPRDARRKIVRVTARGTDSLVRSERIFERIRGDWVRALGAERLRALEDDLRRMTPADLWRLDMPGWFGAP; from the coding sequence ATGTCAAGTGACGGCGGGCCGCGGGACGCGCCCGGATTCGAACTGCCGCTGCGGCTCTTCCTGGCGTTCCGCGCGATCATCGACGAACTGCACGCCGAGCTGGCCCGGGAGGGCCATCCGGACCTGCGGCCGATGCACGGCTTCGTGTTCCAGGCCATCGGCCCGGACGGCACGACGGCGGTGGAGCTCGGCCGCCGGCTCGGGGTGTCCAAGCAGGCCGCGGGCAAGATGGTGGAGTCGCTGGAGCGGGCCGGCTACCTGGAGCGCGGGGTCGATCCGCGGGACGCCCGACGGAAGATCGTCCGGGTGACCGCGCGGGGCACGGACTCACTCGTCCGGTCCGAGCGCATCTTCGAGCGGATCCGGGGCGACTGGGTTCGGGCGCTCGGCGCCGAGCGCCTGCGGGCCCTGGAGGACGATCTCCGCCGGATGACGCCCGCGGACCTGTGGCGGCTCGACATGCCGGGATGGTTCGGCGCGCCCTGA
- a CDS encoding winged helix-turn-helix transcriptional regulator: MEHTVAGCRAREILDRVGDKWSLQVIALLGERTKRFTELRREIDGISQRMLTVTLRGLERDGIVTRTVYPVVPPRVEYSLTPMGATLMDAAGTLVAWAEDHLAQIDAARADYDARQIDVQGDNGRR, encoded by the coding sequence ATGGAGCACACCGTCGCGGGCTGCCGCGCCCGCGAGATCCTCGACCGGGTCGGCGACAAGTGGTCGCTGCAGGTCATCGCGCTGCTCGGCGAGCGCACCAAGCGGTTCACCGAGCTGAGGCGCGAGATCGACGGCATCAGCCAGCGGATGCTCACCGTCACGCTGCGCGGCCTGGAGCGCGACGGCATCGTCACCCGGACCGTCTACCCCGTGGTGCCGCCCCGCGTGGAGTACTCGCTCACCCCGATGGGCGCCACGCTGATGGACGCGGCCGGCACCCTCGTCGCCTGGGCCGAGGACCACCTCGCCCAGATCGACGCCGCCCGCGCCGACTACGACGCCCGCCAAATCGACGTGCAAGGGGACAACGGGCGCCGGTAA
- a CDS encoding cupin domain-containing protein, protein MTLIRNAESRRTETPAVVMTTAASPTQGGTEGIAVWRVEMAPGKTGPLHAFDTEQVWTFLDGGATVDLDGRKLEAGAGDTVVLPADAPRQITTGDTGFTAVVAAHAGCLAYDPDALVDETRCAIAPQGDERIVPPWAK, encoded by the coding sequence ATGACGCTCATCCGCAACGCCGAGAGCCGCCGGACCGAGACGCCGGCCGTCGTGATGACCACCGCCGCATCGCCGACCCAGGGCGGCACGGAGGGGATCGCCGTCTGGCGCGTGGAGATGGCACCGGGCAAGACCGGTCCGCTGCACGCGTTCGACACCGAGCAGGTGTGGACGTTCCTCGACGGCGGCGCCACCGTCGACCTGGACGGCCGCAAGCTGGAGGCGGGCGCCGGCGACACCGTCGTCCTGCCCGCCGACGCGCCCCGCCAGATCACGACCGGGGACACCGGGTTCACCGCCGTCGTCGCGGCCCACGCGGGCTGCCTCGCCTACGACCCGGACGCCCTGGTGGACGAGACCCGCTGCGCGATCGCCCCCCAGGGGGACGAGCGGATCGTCCCGCCCTGGGCCAAGTGA
- a CDS encoding response regulator yields MRVVIAEDLALLRDGLIRLLGAFGFEVVEAVDNGPSLLRALTTHRPDVAVVDVRLPPTFTDEGLKAALEARKQVPGLPVLVLSQHVEQLYARELLSDSTGGIGYLLKDRVSDVKVFVEAVRRVAGGGTALDPDVVAQLLTRHAREEPLQQLTPREREVLGLMAEGRSNAAVAAKLFVTEKAISKHTNSIFGKLGLPQSEDDNRRVLAVLAYLGA; encoded by the coding sequence GTGCGCGTTGTCATCGCCGAGGACCTCGCCCTCCTCCGGGACGGCCTGATCCGCCTGCTCGGCGCGTTCGGCTTCGAGGTCGTCGAGGCGGTCGACAACGGGCCGTCCCTGCTCCGGGCGCTGACCACCCACCGCCCGGACGTGGCGGTCGTGGACGTCCGGCTCCCTCCGACGTTCACCGACGAGGGCCTCAAGGCCGCGCTGGAGGCGCGCAAGCAGGTCCCGGGCCTGCCGGTGCTCGTGCTGTCGCAGCATGTGGAGCAGCTGTACGCGCGGGAGCTGCTGTCGGACAGCACGGGTGGCATCGGCTACCTGCTGAAGGACCGCGTCTCGGACGTCAAGGTCTTCGTGGAGGCGGTGCGCCGGGTCGCGGGCGGCGGCACCGCCCTCGACCCGGACGTGGTGGCCCAGTTGCTCACCCGGCACGCCCGCGAGGAGCCGCTGCAGCAGCTCACCCCTCGCGAACGTGAGGTCCTCGGGCTGATGGCGGAGGGCCGTTCGAACGCCGCGGTCGCCGCGAAGCTCTTCGTCACCGAGAAGGCGATCAGCAAGCACACCAACAGCATCTTCGGCAAGCTCGGGCTGCCGCAGTCCGAGGACGACAACCGCCGCGTCCTCGCCGTCCTGGCCTACCTGGGCGCCTGA
- a CDS encoding sensor histidine kinase, with product MSELLRGYGRRALTCFVRAVAQIVLAYAVNLPLFIVTVLSIAFIPLGFGVVLAPMMFQAIRTVANQQRLWAAEWSGVRIPVPYRAEPAGAGVFGRLKWILTDPASWRDLLWTLLNVPVALVLGVLAGGLTLYGVEGVLVAPWVAQLTDYGWGPFWPLGDWGVVGLVGTVVLGAALTVVSIPLGTMFLTAHARFCQSLLAPTRDALAERVERLTETRSEAVDASAAELRRIERDLHDGAQARLVALSMNIGLAEEMMKHDPETAQKLLAEAREASGTALTELRDLVRGIHPPVLAERGLDGAVRALALTLPLPVDVQIDLPGRSDAPVESAAYFAVAEMLANVVKHSAARRAWVQIEHPGDRLLMIVGDDGTGGADPAAGSGMRGIERRLAAFDGTMAVTSPVGGPTVVTMELPCALSSPRTSPSSGTA from the coding sequence GTGAGCGAGCTACTGCGCGGGTACGGGCGGCGCGCCCTCACCTGTTTCGTCCGGGCCGTCGCCCAGATCGTGCTCGCGTACGCGGTGAACCTGCCGCTGTTCATCGTGACCGTGCTGTCGATCGCGTTCATCCCGCTGGGGTTCGGGGTCGTCCTGGCGCCGATGATGTTCCAGGCGATCCGGACGGTCGCCAACCAGCAGCGCTTGTGGGCGGCCGAGTGGTCGGGGGTGCGGATCCCCGTTCCGTACCGGGCGGAGCCGGCCGGGGCGGGCGTGTTCGGCCGGCTGAAGTGGATCCTCACCGATCCGGCCTCGTGGCGCGACCTGCTGTGGACGCTCCTGAACGTGCCGGTCGCGCTCGTCCTCGGCGTCCTCGCGGGCGGTCTGACGCTGTACGGGGTGGAGGGCGTGCTGGTGGCGCCGTGGGTGGCGCAGCTGACCGACTACGGGTGGGGTCCCTTCTGGCCGCTGGGCGACTGGGGCGTCGTCGGCCTCGTCGGCACCGTCGTGCTGGGCGCGGCGCTGACCGTGGTGTCCATCCCGCTGGGAACGATGTTCCTGACGGCGCACGCCAGGTTCTGCCAGTCGCTGCTCGCGCCGACGCGGGACGCGCTGGCCGAGCGCGTCGAGCGGCTCACCGAGACGCGGTCGGAAGCGGTGGACGCCTCGGCGGCCGAGCTGCGCCGCATCGAACGTGACCTGCACGACGGCGCGCAGGCCCGGCTGGTCGCGCTGAGCATGAACATCGGCCTCGCCGAGGAGATGATGAAGCACGACCCCGAGACGGCGCAGAAGCTCCTGGCCGAGGCCCGCGAGGCGAGCGGGACGGCGCTGACGGAACTGCGCGACCTGGTCCGGGGCATCCACCCGCCGGTGCTGGCCGAGCGGGGCCTCGACGGGGCCGTGCGCGCCCTCGCCCTCACGCTGCCGCTGCCGGTCGACGTCCAGATCGACCTGCCGGGGCGCAGCGACGCACCGGTGGAGTCGGCGGCGTACTTCGCGGTCGCGGAGATGCTCGCCAACGTGGTCAAGCACTCGGCCGCGCGGCGCGCCTGGGTGCAGATCGAGCACCCCGGGGACCGGCTGCTCATGATCGTCGGAGACGACGGGACGGGCGGCGCCGACCCGGCGGCCGGAAGCGGAATGCGCGGTATCGAGCGCAGACTGGCGGCGTTCGATGGGACGATGGCGGTGACGAGCCCGGTCGGCGGGCCGACCGTCGTGACCATGGAGCTGCCGTGCGCGTTGTCATCGCCGAGGACCTCGCCCTCCTCCGGGACGGCCTGA
- a CDS encoding alpha/beta fold hydrolase: MHDWTLGRTYRSHAGEVRWAVLGAEGAPPVVLLHGTPFSSYVWRGVARALAMTHRVYVWDMPGYGTSEMSEGQDVSLAAQGRVFVELLEHWGLDEPSVVAHDFGGAVALRAHLLHGAPYRRLALVDPVALAPWGSPFFRLVGANAEVFEQLPPALHGALVREYVTSASHKGLHPATLDALVAPWLGDAGQPAFYRQIAQADQRHTDDVQGRYRELDLPVLICWGAEDTWIPPAKGRELAGLVPRARLQTVERAGHLVQEDAPAELTAALTAFLS, translated from the coding sequence TTGCACGACTGGACGCTGGGCAGGACGTACCGGAGCCATGCCGGAGAGGTCCGGTGGGCGGTACTAGGCGCTGAGGGAGCACCCCCAGTCGTCCTGCTGCATGGCACCCCGTTCTCGTCCTACGTGTGGCGTGGTGTCGCGCGCGCTCTGGCCATGACCCATCGCGTGTACGTCTGGGACATGCCTGGCTATGGGACGTCCGAAATGAGCGAAGGACAGGACGTCTCGCTTGCGGCGCAGGGCAGAGTCTTCGTCGAACTGCTGGAGCATTGGGGCCTGGACGAGCCGTCCGTCGTGGCGCACGACTTCGGCGGTGCCGTGGCACTGCGCGCGCACCTCCTGCACGGCGCCCCCTACCGCCGCCTCGCTCTCGTCGACCCCGTGGCGCTGGCGCCGTGGGGGTCGCCGTTCTTCCGTCTGGTCGGAGCCAACGCGGAGGTGTTCGAGCAGCTCCCGCCCGCGCTGCACGGCGCGCTCGTCCGCGAGTACGTGACGTCCGCGAGCCACAAGGGGCTGCATCCGGCCACTCTCGACGCGCTCGTCGCCCCCTGGCTGGGAGACGCCGGCCAGCCCGCGTTCTACCGGCAGATCGCGCAGGCCGACCAGCGCCACACCGACGACGTCCAGGGCCGCTACCGCGAGCTGGACCTCCCGGTCCTGATCTGCTGGGGCGCCGAGGACACGTGGATCCCCCCGGCCAAGGGCCGCGAGCTGGCCGGGCTCGTCCCCCGCGCGCGCCTCCAGACGGTCGAGCGGGCGGGGCACCTGGTGCAGGAGGACGCACCGGCCGAGCTGACCGCCGCGCTCACCGCGTTCCTCTCATGA